In Glycine max cultivar Williams 82 chromosome 4, Glycine_max_v4.0, whole genome shotgun sequence, the genomic stretch ATAGATTAATGTGCACATCATTGGTCAATTCTTATGGTCCATGGCAATTAAAGAGTTGGATCTGATCTAATGTAAGTAATGTGCAGCTTTCAAACTGAACCCCAGGAATTAGGTCAGATTCTAGGCTGGCCATGTTAGCACTATGTTTGATTCGATACTCTTCTAAATTCATATTTGTTACGTATGCAGGTTGAACAACTGCACAAAATTTTCAAGCTCTGTGGCTCCCCACCTGACGAATACTGGAAAAAGTCTAAACTTCCTCATGCAACTTTATTTAAGCCAGAGCAACCATATGATAGTTGCCTTCGACAGTCCTTTAAAGATTTGCCAACGACCAGTGTACATCTGCTACAAACTCTTCTTTCTGTTGAACCATACAAACGTGGAACTGCAACATCTGCTCTATCATCAGAGgtagtttaattttgtatttgttggaAACTCCTGAAATACCTTCTGTGGTTAATATGAAATACTCGGCCTACTTGGTTTAACAAGATGTTTCCTAATTTTGtagataattacaaaaatgtgttttcattttatttctcattttcaaAGATTTGTATAGGAAACCATAAAAACAAGGATTTTGTTGTTTACATTGTTTCTTGGACAAATCTTTGAAACCAGAAAACATAGTGAAAATAAGGTgactttttttaagtatttgtgcaaacagaaaatgaaagtagaaaatgttttttaaaccaAACAGACCCTAATTGCTGTGAAAATAATGTCTATTGATTTCTCTTGCCCATTTTTTTGGACTCTTTCTAGTCCTTTGATGTATCGTCCTTAACATTTTCagtatttcaaaacaaaacctTATGCATGTGACCCATCAAGCTTGCCAGTATACCCACCTAGCAAGGAAATCGATGCAAAACACAGGGATGAATCAAGGTGAGACCGATATTCACTGCTAATTTTATGCATAGCTGTTGGAAAATAAAGCTTTAGGTTGTCACATATTCAACTGATGATCTCTGGATTACCTCTTATCTGGTATGGTCAAAATAAGAGAATGTCTGCATGTGCATTTCACCTGGTTGAGTCTAGTGCCGTACTTGGATTTCATAAGCCAATCCATTAATgaacatttgtttttgtttgaaatattttctatGGGTTATTATATTGAGATATATCTTTTAAGGCAAACCTTGGCACCAGAAGTGGagctaaaaaatagttattgggATAGCCAAACAATATGGTCTATGGAAATCCAAAAGAATGAACACATAAGCATGTTATAGAAAAGTCCTAATCTGTCAATATTTAGCATTCACAATAAAAGATAACAAGTCAACAAAATTTGAAGTAGCCAATAAATTTTCTTGTAGGTAGCCAACTATGTTTATCTTAACTAGCCTCAAATGTTTTAAGAAATGTCATAATATAGCTCTGCCCTTGGTTGGAACAATGGTAAGATTACTTCTTTTTGACTTAGAGGTCATAGGTTCAAATAATTGGCAGTCTGTCTGCTTGGAGGGGGTAAAGCAACATACTTCTACCCTCCCTAGACTCCACTAGGTTGAAAGCCTCGTGCACTAGGTTGCCTTTTTATATATCTATAaaggatttgaaattgaaaaaatgcaGTGAACCGACAAGGTAAAGCAACATACTTCAACAGTCTTTGACAACATAAAACGAACAAAACCTATTCTTAGCAAATTCCATTTTCATAAGCAGTTCTTGCATATTGTTCGAGTTTTTTTAATGAAACCATATTGTGATGGATTTTCAGGAAAAAGATTAGTGGACGAGTTCGAGGAACTGCAACAAGAAAACCGTCAAGAAAGCCTCTGGGATTCAATAAACTAGCCCCAGCAGAGGTCTATCTTACTTTCTATCCTTGCATCTTTTGCATTTCTTATGTGCGTCTACACTCATTTACAGGAATGGTCCAATTACCTTAAACCAATTCTCACTTAAGATTGCTCGCTCTTACAGGGTTTGGCAAGTCAAACTCAGACTTCCCAGAAGGTCAATGGTAGATCTTTCCACATCCTTGAAGAAGAGAAGATTAAAATAGGTGACAAAGCACAAAAGTCATCCAGTGGTAAACCTGAAGATGCTTTCCATATGAAGAATGCATCGCAAGGAGATATTCCCCTTTCTGGACCATTACAAGTTTCAACATCAAGTGGCTTTGCATGGGCAAAAAGCCGTAAAGATGACACTTCATTTCGATCCCATTGTCGAACTATTTCAAGAGGACATATTTTCAATGCATTAGAACCTTCTACATTAAATACAAGAAATAATTTGGACACCACAAACCAGGAAAATAAGGAGTTTTGTGGGAGATACCCCAATTCTAGGGGCCATGACCTACTTGAAATTTCTAAGCTTTCAATGCAGAACCAGTGGAGTAAGTTTGATCGCCCAGACTCATTTGATGCTTCAGATGAGTACCACTCACAAGAATTGTCTACGGCCCTTTATCACAGAGAAGATTCAGTATCCAAGAGAAGTAACCTGGTAAGTTTGTAAGATGGAAATAATCTGTGTCCTTCCATTGACATAATAATTCTTATCATTACTATTTCTCAGACTTTTCAAGATCAAGGAGAAAAGGTTGAATTTTCTGGACCCCTACTATCTCAAATGCACACAGTTGATGAGCTCTTGGAAAGGCACGAGCGCCACATCCGGCGAACTGTCCGGAGATCATGGTTTCAGAGAGGTATAAAGGCATACCAAGCTCATGGTTACCTTTGAAAAGAAGCACTTGGTTGCACATTtctgttctctcttttctccctcACTTTTGTGCTTATACTTGAAAATAACCGATGAAAATTAAACTGCACTATTCCAAAGCTAATCATTGGACGCACCATTAATGACCCCCTCCTCCTCCCCCCTTTCTTTCAAGAAGAATGTTAGCAAGGCATTTCTTGTTAAAATGTGAGCTCTCGATTGCAGGTAAGAAGCTAGGGAAGTAAATCAAAATGATACTAGAAGTCCTTCTGGGAAGGCCATCTTCTTTCCCCAAGCACATCGCTACAAGCAGAGAATGAACATCAGACTTATACAATGACACACTGTCTAGCAGCATGATCTGTCATATAGAAGCTAGGAAACTCAACGATTTGAGGAGAACACCACTTCCAGCTTTCAATTTACAGAAATTTGATGACCAATGCAGAGAAAAGAATAAAGGTTTGAGTTCCCTTTTTCGGTCAATTATAGATAAAAATTCGTTTCTGTATTATCTAAACTCCTCCCTCTTCCTGTCTTTGCTAATTGAATTGCTATCTACATGCAAGTTTCGTCAGGCAATTGTATATATTTCATCTGTCGTGGCTGACTTGAGAAATATAGTTACTCTAGTCACCATTATTCAATCCTTTTTTAGGCTTTTAATGAACCAGATATAGCAATTTATATATCTAACAGGCAATTTATCTAGGGAGCAAGGAGCCTGTTTATGCATCATACTTTATTCTCCCTACTACTTCTACTGCTTCATTTGTGGATCCACATTTCTAAATTCTTACTTTTCATCCTTGTTAGAATTTCTACTGCTTCATGCATATTCGTTGTAAAAAGTTCAACGATAACTTCCTATAAAATGTCATTGCACTCGTGTATGCAAGTTGTTGAACAAAAATATTCTGATTGCTGAGCTACTTTTTTCTGCTTTAGCTTTATGCAATAAGTACAAATATTTGAGGTACACCAAAATTTTATACATCCATCCTTGGATTTTCTTAATGAGTTCAAATTTGATATACTACCAGAGTGAGATTTTTTACACTATTATGCATTATGTATTTTCGCATCACGAAAACTATGGTTTTTTCGGTAGATATGATATTCAAACTCTGGTAATGGTTTAGATGTATATAATTGGATATATCATAAATAAGTGGTATATTGATAGGGAATCAAGATCAAATTTTATCGATAACCTACTCATgacttgtatatatatttagagGTCGATCATATATGTACTAATCATAATCATGGTTATCAAAATCGTGATTTAACTCGAAAAATCATACGATTTTATGATCCCACAGCATCTCCACGAGTTAAATCGTGAGTAGAATCGCAAATCGAGTAGAATTGATAGTAAACTCGATAGAATCGGGGTAGAATTTGACCAAACTCGGAGTTAAGCTATGAACTtcagttttttgttatttataggtTCATACAAAGAGGAGAAACGCTTGCATCAAAAGAAGATAAATGACTTAGTTTATGTGATGTACAACTTGAAACTGAAAAATAGAcaaattagaaaaattgttGCTCGATCTTTCATTTGAAGATATGGAATCTGATGCTGTGTGGATAACAGAAGAGgaagatgatattttttatgaagacaATGTCCAAGTTAAGCAACCTCTTGGTGAAAGAGGTAGTTGAAACAATATTGACTTGGTTAAAGGAAGTTTAACTGATCCAACTTTGGATACATTTGATATTGACAGTTTAGTTTTGAATGACAATGTTGACGATCACTTCTCAACTGAAGAATAACTTGAAGATGATGGCAGTGATGGTGATATTGGAGATGATTTAATTAGAGGATTGATGGACACATGAACTATttctatgttttttaaatgtttttattttaagaacttATATGTTTTGTATTGTatgaatttatatttgattGGGTGTGAACTATGTTAGTTTATTGAATTCTTGTTAAAGtttgttattttgatttattttagagttgaaatatttagttatgattttatatataggaatgttaatatattttttatatttaataaattcttaCGAATTTATGAGTCGATTCTACGAGTCGAGTTTATGAGACCTCTATGAATTTAATAAGCTTGATCATAATCAAACCCTTTAatgtaaaagttaataattaaataattataaaacttgTTATATTATGTTAAAACTAAATAGTGGCTTAATGGCAATAAGAGTGATCAA encodes the following:
- the LOC100796719 gene encoding protein IMPAIRED IN BABA-INDUCED STERILITY 1, producing MGCVSSKQAVSVTPAIDHYGAFRSNAGGPCEPEKKRTESGGGPSQSEVGESGRTSSNCESLSFRLGNLQKYVQGEHVAAGWPAWLSAVAGEAIQGWVPLRADAFEKLEKIGQGTYSSVFRARELETRKIVALKKVRFDNFEPESVRFMAREILILRRLDHPNIIKLEGLITSRLSCSIYLVFEYMEHDITGLLSSPDIKFTEPQIKCYMKQLLAGLEHCHLRGVMHRDIKGSNLLVNNEGVLKVADFGLANYVNSGHRQPLTSRVVTLWYRPPELLLGSTDYDPSVDLWSVGCVFAELLVGKPILQGRTEVEQLHKIFKLCGSPPDEYWKKSKLPHATLFKPEQPYDSCLRQSFKDLPTTSVHLLQTLLSVEPYKRGTATSALSSEYFKTKPYACDPSSLPVYPPSKEIDAKHRDESRKKISGRVRGTATRKPSRKPLGFNKLAPAEGLASQTQTSQKVNGRSFHILEEEKIKIGDKAQKSSSGKPEDAFHMKNASQGDIPLSGPLQVSTSSGFAWAKSRKDDTSFRSHCRTISRGHIFNALEPSTLNTRNNLDTTNQENKEFCGRYPNSRGHDLLEISKLSMQNQWSKFDRPDSFDASDEYHSQELSTALYHREDSVSKRSNLTFQDQGEKVEFSGPLLSQMHTVDELLERHERHIRRTVRRSWFQRGKKLGK